The Methanobrevibacter sp. sequence GACAATATTTCACATGGGCAAAAACAGTTATTAACAATAGCCAGAACAATCCTTTCATCTAAAGAGGTTTTAATTCTGGATGAAGCAACCTCAAGTGTCGATACAAGAACCGAAAAGCTAATTCAGAAAGCCATGGATAAGCTGATGGAAAACAAAACCAGTTTAATCATAGCCCACAGATTATCAACAATTAGAAATGCAGATAAAATCATTGTAATCGAAGACGGTGAAATAATTGAGGAGGGAACACATGAAGAACTTCTTGAGCTAAAAGGATATTACTACAATACCTTAAACACACAAGCAAAAGAAAATATTCATTAAAAAAATGGATTTGCAGGAATCTTGTTTGACTTTTGAAAATAAAATTTCAAAAATCCCATTTCATCATGTGCGCAGATATATCATCAGTTCCAAATTTTAATATTGTTCCGGAACAGTCCATTAAATCAATATAATGTGCAATAAAAAAACAACAAAACAAAACAAACAGGAGAATAATTCAAGATATATTCAACAAAATGAAAGTGCGAAAATGGTCGCCGCATCTGGCAGGTTATGGGAAAAGTGATGAAAAAAAGAAGAGAATAGGGTTGAAAATTAAACCCTATCTTTTAACTTTAATTAAACTTTTTGAACTGATAGTGTATTTGGAGTTGCCTGAGTATAAAACAACTTTATGACTACCTACTTTCAAGTTCTTGGTTTTCAAACTGGCAGTACCGTGTTTGTTGGTTTTAATTTTGTAGACTTTGTATTTTTTACCTGTGAAAACCTTTACTTTAACTACAATATTTTTAACAACTTTTTTAGTTGCTTTGTTTTTGACAGTTACCTTGAAGTATTTGGATTTTTTATATTTAACAGTTACTTTAGGCGCTTTGACAATTGTTTTAGCTTTAGCTACTTTAATAGATGATGTGGTCTTTTTAACAACATAATTTTTATTATTAGCAGTAATTTCCACTTTATGATTTCCGATTGATAAGAGGGAAGCTTTTTTAAAGCTGGCAATGCCTTTTGAATCAGTAGTCACATAATAAGTAGCGTATTTTTTACCTGTGAAAACCTTTAATGTGAGTTTTAAGCCTTTAACCGGTTTTTTGTCATTATCTAAAACTTTAATATTGAAGTATTTGCCTGAATCGTAAGTAGTAGACAACATTGTCGGAGTCACAACGGTTTTTATTGGAGCTTTCTGAGTAGTTACAATAAATTGCTGTAAAGCCAAGATTGTAGACCCTGTGGCAACAAAACTAATATCATTTGAACTTTTTACAATATCTGTTATATCAGCAGCAAACATGTCTGTAGTTTTACTAGTTCCATTCCAAACATTTTCAAATAATTTATTATTCACAATGAGATTTCCTTCACCGGTCTGAGCACCGGAAGCAAATACATATAATTTTGCATTAACAATATCTTTAGAATTAATCATAATATTTGAATTTGCTTGAACAACTCTTCCAGCATTATTATTTGCATTTGTAAGCAAATCTGCATCATTCATAATGTAAATCTTTTTAATTACATCACTATTAGTTGTGTTGTACATATAAATTAAAGTGCTTGGATAAATAGCTGGTGTAGGGTTGATTTTATTTAAAACAAATGTATTATTACCCTTTTTAAGCAATTTTGTTACATCATAAACTACAACTCCATAACCGTATTTGCCGTAAGATCCCAAGTTGCTTTGGTCTCTGTAAAATCCAACAGGATAAACTGTTTGGTTATTGAATGTTACATTAAACATTGATTCATTTTCAATGTATGTTTTTCCATTAAACCAGTTGTATGGAACATAAATAAATCCTTTTACAATAGTAGAACCGCTGCTTAAGTCAACATTCCAGATTTCAGTTGTACCTGCAGCACCGGATTTATATGAACTTTCGTTTTTAGTATCAATTACAATGTCTCCTGTAAATGAAATATTTGCAAATGATTCAAATCCTCCGGATGGATAAGCAAAGTCCTTTCCAAGGTTACCATTGTATAAAACAGGTACAGTTTTATTTGAACTGGTAACAGCAACATCATTATATTTAACATTCACAACATAGATTACCTGAGGATTATCTGCCCCATTAACAGTTGATGCATCAACTGAACGAATAGTAGGGTCAGTTAATAATAAGGTTGTTTGATTTTCACCATCCAAATCCATTTCAGTACTATTTACAACAATTCCATCAGCAACTAACTCAATTAAATATTTTCCTTTTTTATCGGAGTTAACGTTAATTGTAATTGTATTGTTAGTACCAGCATAACAAGTATTGGAATATTCGGTTGTTAGTGAAACCGCTGCATTAATGTGATTAACCTTCAGGACAGTTAAAACATTTTTAAGGGATGAATAGGTACCTGACCCAACATTCATAGACAGCAGCTCTGTATTTTGACCATTTTTCATATTACCGGATATATCCCATGAATTATATTGGTAGTAATTACCGGATTCATGCACAGTAGGGTCTCCGATCAGTTCACCATTAACTCTAAAACTTCCATCAGCACTTGAAAGAGCAACATTAATTAAATTAGCACCATTGATGTTTGATATGTTTTCTGTATTGAATACAGTTGTAACATTGGTTTTTGTCCACTTTTGAGTAGAATCCACCCAATAATTAATTACATCACTGTCACCGTCATCATATGCTAAAATTAAAGCAATTAACTTAATTCTACCATCAAATGTTTTATTAGGCATCATGAAAGTATTTACATTAATTGTAATTGAGGAACCATTCAATCCCTTTACAGAATCAGTAATATCATAATGCATTTGATAATCTGAATAACATTTATTGACATGGTCATTTACAATATAAATAGTTCCATCAGTACTTCCTTCTTCAGTCCATAACGATTCGCTAGCTATTTGATTTTCACCGTCTTTAGTTTTTAAACTCACATTGGCATTTGCCCCATGAGTATTTTTAGCACTGCCTCCATAAACATTAACATAAATGTCTGCATGCTTGATATCCTTAGCTTCGGAAGGAATATCATATGTTAAACTGCCACTAGTCTCCCACGGATTAACCGTAGCCACATCAACATCCCCTGAAACTTCTCCAGAATAAGTTGTTTGTAAATCATCAGCAGAAACAGAACTAATTGACAAAACCATCATGAAAATCAATACAAATAAAAAAATAAAAGATTTATTTTTCATAAATATCCCCAATTAATTTTTAAGGCAATCATTTAAAGTTCGAGACAATAACTATATTGAAATGCAAACAAGAAACTTTAAATAAACAAACCTTAATTAAAGTGAAGGAGTAATACAAATATAAAGATTATCTTAATACCATTTTTGTCATAAACAGTGAAAAAGTATTACTTTTGATTAAAAGTAATAAAAAACCCCACAATATGGGAAAAAAGTAATATTTAATTGAAAAAAGTAAAAAATAAAAAGTAATACTATGTAAGAAATATATATTATCCTTCAACCATTATTAGCTTTCCGGTTGACGGGTCCCTATACACTTTTCCCAATTCCACATAACCTTGACCAGAACTTTCCCTGGATTCCGGAGTGTCATTTAGCGGGTTGCCTTCAGTTACCTCAGTAACATTCAATGGAGATTCCTGAACATTTTGGGATTGGTCCTGTGATGTGTCTGAAAACACTATACTTTGTATGTTCCAGCTTATTACAACAAAAATCAATAATCCTACAGCAATTACAAGCATTGCATCTACCAGATTCGTAGTTCCAGCCATCGGGTCTTCTTCAACATCGCTAAATCGTTTTTTGCATTTTCTCCTAACCATGATAAAAACTCCACTATCGGCTTAATTTATCAAGTAATGCATCAGCCAAAGAATCCAAATTCGATAAATCCTCTTCATACCATCTGCGCCTTACCTTAGATACAAAATAGCCTATTGCCCCTGCACCGATACCAACAACAGTCGTATCAAATGCAACAATAATAGCACTTGCCAATGTGTTTACATCACCAGCACCTAAAGCGGCAAGCCCTGGGCCCATAGGGATTAAAGTTCCCATCAAACCCAAAGTCGGACCAATTCTAGTAACAATATCTGTTCGCTCTATTGTTTTTCCAAGTTTAGTTTCTTCAAATTCGATTAATTTTCTAGCTAGAGTTTCTCTTGTTTTATTGTTTAATGAATCTGCACGCAATATTTTAACTAGAACTACCTTTTGATTCTCATATAGTTTTGCATTTTTAACAATACTCATTAATTCCTCACTGGAGTTAGCTTTAGAAATTGAATAAATCAGTTTCTCAAGCAGTTCTGGAGATATTTTTTTACGTGAAGTATACTCCGAGATAAGACTTCCCAAAGTAACTACTGCAAAAAATGCAAAAATTATTAAAAATATGATTACAGGAATCTGTAAACTTTGAGAGATTATATTTAAACCGGAAGTTAATATTTCACTTCCAGGAATTGTTGTCACCATTAATAATCACCTTAATCCAAATAGCTGTTATTCTTAAAGTAAAATCCGCCTAAAAACATTATCATAATCATCAATACCAGTACCGCGATTAAATATTCGGGAGATGCAATTTTTATTGCATCCATAGGATTCTGCATCATAGAAGTGATGTTCGGTAAAAATAATGCAGATAATAAAAAGTAAATTCCTAAAAATAGCATAAAATTTCCCAAAACAATAGGATACGGTTTATTGATAAACTTGATAAGATAATTTGATGCAAAATATGTTAAAACAATAGTTAAGACTAGTGCAGCTGCAACGTAAACACTTAAGTTTAAAAGGCCCAAACCTATACTTGGAGCCACCAACATGATACTTACAATAATTGATCCAAAGCAGCATGGGCAAGGAGCTACAATCGCCATACATGTGGCAGTGGCAGTATTCTTTTCAAAAACTTTATATTCTCTAATTGTGAAAATCCCTGCTAAAATCATTATAATGGCCATGATTAAAAAGAACTCAAAATTATAAGAATAAATTAAATCTGTAATTTGTTCTGTGAAAAATGATGATATTTCTGTCAATATTAAAACACCACCACCATAGCCTAGTGAAACTAAAGCCAAATATTTTTTTGACATGTTGGCCAGTCCTGTAGCCAGCCCCAATTTAATTCCGAATATCAATACAGCAGATAAAATTCCCAGCTGCCATAATACATTAATTACATCCATTTTTTCCCTCTTTAAAAAAAATAAAAAAAGATGAACAAATCATCTAATTTTATAATTTCTCATTGAAAAGTTCATCTAAATTATTGCCTTTTTTATCTTTCTCATCATCTCTAAAATAACCGACTCCAATTATAAGAATCAGACATATGACTCCTAAAACAGCAAGCAAGCTCATTCCAACTTCACTTGCAGATTGTTGAGTTACAGGATTGATTTCAATAGCTTTTTTAACATCTGCACCTTCATAACTAGAAGCACCTGCACTTTCACTTGAACTGTCTTTTCCCACATCAGAAACAG is a genomic window containing:
- a CDS encoding DUF3344 domain-containing protein, with amino-acid sequence MKNKSFIFLFVLIFMMVLSISSVSADDLQTTYSGEVSGDVDVATVNPWETSGSLTYDIPSEAKDIKHADIYVNVYGGSAKNTHGANANVSLKTKDGENQIASESLWTEEGSTDGTIYIVNDHVNKCYSDYQMHYDITDSVKGLNGSSITINVNTFMMPNKTFDGRIKLIALILAYDDGDSDVINYWVDSTQKWTKTNVTTVFNTENISNINGANLINVALSSADGSFRVNGELIGDPTVHESGNYYQYNSWDISGNMKNGQNTELLSMNVGSGTYSSLKNVLTVLKVNHINAAVSLTTEYSNTCYAGTNNTITINVNSDKKGKYLIELVADGIVVNSTEMDLDGENQTTLLLTDPTIRSVDASTVNGADNPQVIYVVNVKYNDVAVTSSNKTVPVLYNGNLGKDFAYPSGGFESFANISFTGDIVIDTKNESSYKSGAAGTTEIWNVDLSSGSTIVKGFIYVPYNWFNGKTYIENESMFNVTFNNQTVYPVGFYRDQSNLGSYGKYGYGVVVYDVTKLLKKGNNTFVLNKINPTPAIYPSTLIYMYNTTNSDVIKKIYIMNDADLLTNANNNAGRVVQANSNIMINSKDIVNAKLYVFASGAQTGEGNLIVNNKLFENVWNGTSKTTDMFAADITDIVKSSNDISFVATGSTILALQQFIVTTQKAPIKTVVTPTMLSTTYDSGKYFNIKVLDNDKKPVKGLKLTLKVFTGKKYATYYVTTDSKGIASFKKASLLSIGNHKVEITANNKNYVVKKTTSSIKVAKAKTIVKAPKVTVKYKKSKYFKVTVKNKATKKVVKNIVVKVKVFTGKKYKVYKIKTNKHGTASLKTKNLKVGSHKVVLYSGNSKYTISSKSLIKVKR
- a CDS encoding DUF2149 domain-containing protein — protein: MVRRKCKKRFSDVEEDPMAGTTNLVDAMLVIAVGLLIFVVISWNIQSIVFSDTSQDQSQNVQESPLNVTEVTEGNPLNDTPESRESSGQGYVELGKVYRDPSTGKLIMVEG
- a CDS encoding MotA/TolQ/ExbB proton channel family protein — encoded protein: MTTIPGSEILTSGLNIISQSLQIPVIIFLIIFAFFAVVTLGSLISEYTSRKKISPELLEKLIYSISKANSSEELMSIVKNAKLYENQKVVLVKILRADSLNNKTRETLARKLIEFEETKLGKTIERTDIVTRIGPTLGLMGTLIPMGPGLAALGAGDVNTLASAIIVAFDTTVVGIGAGAIGYFVSKVRRRWYEEDLSNLDSLADALLDKLSR
- a CDS encoding DUF2162 domain-containing protein gives rise to the protein MDVINVLWQLGILSAVLIFGIKLGLATGLANMSKKYLALVSLGYGGGVLILTEISSFFTEQITDLIYSYNFEFFLIMAIIMILAGIFTIREYKVFEKNTATATCMAIVAPCPCCFGSIIVSIMLVAPSIGLGLLNLSVYVAAALVLTIVLTYFASNYLIKFINKPYPIVLGNFMLFLGIYFLLSALFLPNITSMMQNPMDAIKIASPEYLIAVLVLMIMIMFLGGFYFKNNSYLD